In the Mytilus trossulus isolate FHL-02 chromosome 1, PNRI_Mtr1.1.1.hap1, whole genome shotgun sequence genome, one interval contains:
- the LOC134715132 gene encoding trichohyalin-like isoform X1 has translation MKDISDMPINRNDLRHMYPDKVKHSVMATGGGTIASQRPKKDTKMDDKNGFKITGKGYSTDRPADQGASNVSSPQSSSRPLSGTTSNPEDIGELGEPIGSFQLPTEAMELLQNVMQVNKDLEEQVVALRLRIDVEQKNQETEKKKVVHEKDRALKVKDHEISELTESISVRDYRIKHLNKEKEEQSQHLLEKIDEITELKSLVEQTEDYAKDLNKKVSKLREEKRHLESDTLYKSQSDEIKKLKHELHSVKDKLNSMQNELTRARHIIEQQNTKIKNLEYEKGEMNSRFRDDLEKASRAMRLEVERMREVMKQQYEEMKNLRAQNNEIFSDVRDIKDLLLNSRESTTKRETLDINRLPMAPRSPKPAVRSSMPNMKINKGASKNSSNLPPLESEQTAGSKWIPAGARRSMNMSAKLRRPDK, from the exons ATGAAAGATATTTCTGATATGCCTATCAACAGAAATGATCTTAGACATATGTATCCAGACAAG GTCAAGCATTCAGTGATGGCGACTGGAGGTGGGACGATTGCATCACAAAGACCAAAGAAAGACACTAAAATG GACGACAAAAACGGATTTAAGATAACAGGAAAAGGTTATAGTACAGACAGACCGGCAGACCAGGGTGCTAGTAATGTGTCATCACCTCAGTCTTCTTCGAGGCCGTTATCAGGAACCACAAGCAACCCAGAAGACATTGGAGAACTGGGCGAGCCAATAGGTAGTTTCCAGTTACCAACTGAAGCTATGgaacttttacaaaatgtgaTGCAAGTCAACAAAGATCTTGAAGAGCAAGTAGTGGCTTTAAGATTACGAATAGACGTTGAACAGAAAAACCAAgagacagaaaaaaagaaagttgtTCACGAAAAAGACCGAGCTCTTAAAGTAAAAGATCATGAAATCAGTGAATTGACGGAATCAATTTCTGTTAGAGATTATAGgattaaacatttgaataaagaaaAGGAAGAGCAGAGTCAACATTTACTAGAGAAAATTGATGaaattactgaattaaaatcACTTGTTGAACAAACTGAAGATTACGcgaaagatttaaataaaaaggtatCAAAGCTTAGGGAAGAAAAAAGACATCTTGAATCCGATACGTTGTACAAATCTCAGAGTGATgaaataaagaaactaaaacaTGAGCTGCATTCCGTGAAAGACAAACTAAATTCGATGCAAAATGAATTGACTCGTGCTagacatataatagaacaacaAAACacgaaaattaaaaatcttgaaTATGAAAAGGGAGAAATGAACTCACGGTTTCGAGACGACTTAGAGAAGGCGTCACGTGCAATGCGTCTAGAAGTAGAACGCATGCGTGAGGTTATGAAACAACAATACGAAGAGATGAAAAACTTGAGAGCTCAGAATAACGAAATTTTTAGTGATGTACGAGACATAAAAGACCTCTTGCTTAATTCTAGGGAAAGTACGACAAAACGCGAGACGTTAGACATTAATCGGTTGCCTATGGCACCAAGAAGTCCGAAGCCTGCAGTTCGTTCTTCTATGcctaatatgaaaataaataaaggtgCTAGTAAAAACTCAAGTAATTTACCTCCTTTAGAGAGTGAACAAACTGCTGGTTCAAAATGGATTCCAGCAGGAGCGAGACGTTCTATGAATATGTCTGCAAAGCTCAGACGACCAGACAAGTGA
- the LOC134715132 gene encoding trichohyalin-like isoform X2 produces MATGGGTIASQRPKKDTKMDDKNGFKITGKGYSTDRPADQGASNVSSPQSSSRPLSGTTSNPEDIGELGEPIGSFQLPTEAMELLQNVMQVNKDLEEQVVALRLRIDVEQKNQETEKKKVVHEKDRALKVKDHEISELTESISVRDYRIKHLNKEKEEQSQHLLEKIDEITELKSLVEQTEDYAKDLNKKVSKLREEKRHLESDTLYKSQSDEIKKLKHELHSVKDKLNSMQNELTRARHIIEQQNTKIKNLEYEKGEMNSRFRDDLEKASRAMRLEVERMREVMKQQYEEMKNLRAQNNEIFSDVRDIKDLLLNSRESTTKRETLDINRLPMAPRSPKPAVRSSMPNMKINKGASKNSSNLPPLESEQTAGSKWIPAGARRSMNMSAKLRRPDK; encoded by the exons ATGGCGACTGGAGGTGGGACGATTGCATCACAAAGACCAAAGAAAGACACTAAAATG GACGACAAAAACGGATTTAAGATAACAGGAAAAGGTTATAGTACAGACAGACCGGCAGACCAGGGTGCTAGTAATGTGTCATCACCTCAGTCTTCTTCGAGGCCGTTATCAGGAACCACAAGCAACCCAGAAGACATTGGAGAACTGGGCGAGCCAATAGGTAGTTTCCAGTTACCAACTGAAGCTATGgaacttttacaaaatgtgaTGCAAGTCAACAAAGATCTTGAAGAGCAAGTAGTGGCTTTAAGATTACGAATAGACGTTGAACAGAAAAACCAAgagacagaaaaaaagaaagttgtTCACGAAAAAGACCGAGCTCTTAAAGTAAAAGATCATGAAATCAGTGAATTGACGGAATCAATTTCTGTTAGAGATTATAGgattaaacatttgaataaagaaaAGGAAGAGCAGAGTCAACATTTACTAGAGAAAATTGATGaaattactgaattaaaatcACTTGTTGAACAAACTGAAGATTACGcgaaagatttaaataaaaaggtatCAAAGCTTAGGGAAGAAAAAAGACATCTTGAATCCGATACGTTGTACAAATCTCAGAGTGATgaaataaagaaactaaaacaTGAGCTGCATTCCGTGAAAGACAAACTAAATTCGATGCAAAATGAATTGACTCGTGCTagacatataatagaacaacaAAACacgaaaattaaaaatcttgaaTATGAAAAGGGAGAAATGAACTCACGGTTTCGAGACGACTTAGAGAAGGCGTCACGTGCAATGCGTCTAGAAGTAGAACGCATGCGTGAGGTTATGAAACAACAATACGAAGAGATGAAAAACTTGAGAGCTCAGAATAACGAAATTTTTAGTGATGTACGAGACATAAAAGACCTCTTGCTTAATTCTAGGGAAAGTACGACAAAACGCGAGACGTTAGACATTAATCGGTTGCCTATGGCACCAAGAAGTCCGAAGCCTGCAGTTCGTTCTTCTATGcctaatatgaaaataaataaaggtgCTAGTAAAAACTCAAGTAATTTACCTCCTTTAGAGAGTGAACAAACTGCTGGTTCAAAATGGATTCCAGCAGGAGCGAGACGTTCTATGAATATGTCTGCAAAGCTCAGACGACCAGACAAGTGA
- the LOC134706697 gene encoding uncharacterized protein LOC134706697 — MASTTKREEPQKLSIQGLSLPKPEEKLFEDRFGSFVGSEDESDTIQHSLIQQIVNMNLGLEKQIETLRLRLDFGRKHHHAANESEKLSMESEIKVKTIKIDSLKTELNNKECSLSKLEEDTDDKRSKLAEIQTQISEMKQNVDAATTWLTEIQKEIVNLESENRQLVSGEAFEKAQKDIITLKNEIYTFQQNIKVMSKELNRAREVVVSQGNSMKILETDKLNIQVKFKEDLQRITMSVRFEIERMRDIMQNQWSEMKYLREQNHTVRQDVKEIKHLLTLAQAQPDSSRLAKRQPESTLSSFPPSRNPTRKPSHPPLPALSPKRTIVHRK; from the exons ATGGCGTCAACAACAAAGAGAGAG GAGCCACAAAAGTTATCAATTCAAGGACTTTCTCTACCAAAACCTGAAGAAAAATTATTTGAGGACAGGTTTGGATCTTTTGTTGGATCTGAGGATGAATCCGATACAATTCAGCATTCTTTGATCCAGCAAATAGTCAACATGAACTTGGGACtcgaaaaacaaatagaaacatTGCGTTTAAGACTAGACTTTGGAAGAAAGCATCACCATGCTGCAAATGAATCTGAAAAACTGTCTATGGAATCCGAAATTAAAGTAAAGACAATCAAAATTGATAGTCTGAAAACAGAGCTGAATAACAAGGAATGTTCTTTGTCAAAGTTAGAAGAAGACACTGATGACAAACGGAGTAAGCTGGCTGAAATTCAGACTCAGATTAGCGAAATGAAGCAGAATGTCGATGCTGCAACCACGTGGTTAACGGAAATTCAGAAAGAAATAGTTAACCTGGAATCCGAAAACAGACAGTTGGTGTCCGGTGAAGCTTTTGAGAAAGCACAAAAAGACATTATCACTTTAAAAAACGAAATTTAtacttttcaacaaaatataaaagtaatgTCGAAAGAACTAAATCGGGCGCGAGAAGTTGTTGTTTCCCAAGGAAACAGTATGAAAATTCTTGAAACAGACAAACTTAATATACAGGTTAAATTCAAAGAAGATTTACAACGAATAACAATGTCTGTAAGATTTGAGATAGAGCGCATGCGTGATATTATGCAAAACCAGTGGAGTGAGATGAAATATCTCCGAGAGCAAAATCATACTGTGCGACAAGATGTAAAGGAAATCAAACATTTGTTGACACTTGCGCAAGCTCAACCAGATTCTAGTCGTCTTGCAAAGAGACAACCTGAATCAACTTTGTCATCTTTTCCACCAAGTCGAAATCCAACCCGAAAACCATCTCATCCTCCGTTGCCGGCATTGTCGCCAAAACGAACAATCGttcatagaaaatga
- the LOC134715145 gene encoding uncharacterized protein LOC134715145 isoform X2: MKSLYSILMIFMVYFVPADSSVECDSAIKLDTKEKTNTHNTLTLGWYRMKHHELLNEDDIPESCSFIQFPIWAKGSFPANEGDNAILDGCVYHSEGKPCENKYSIKVHNCGEYNVYYLNATATQDEAYCFKKDDDDDDCEEQEEDYGKKFHRCHRNHRYVVLVIGSVIIAGVLISMVAIYLWRRKRLAALLKKEMYKAPQENDGPVVVTTNDNLPPKKY, from the exons ATGAAATCATTATACAGTATACTGATGATTTTCATGGTATACTTTGTTCCAG CTGATAGCTCAGTAGAATGTGACTCAGCAATAAAACTTGACACGAAGGAGAAGACAAACACGCATAACACATTAACTTTAGGATGGTACAGAATGAAACACCACGAGTTACTCAATGAAGATGATATTCCCGAATCCTGTTCATTTATACAGTTTCCAATATGGGCAAAAG GATCCTTTCCAGCTAACGAAGGTGATAACGCAATCCTAGACGGATGTGTTTATCATAGTGAAGGAAAACCTTGTGAAAACAAGTACAGCATCAAAGTTCACAACTGTGGAGAATACAATGTCTACTATCTCAATGCAACTGCTACACAGGACGAAGCTTATTGTTTCA aaaaggacgatgatgatgatgattgtGAAGAACAAGAAGAAGATTACGGAAAGAAGTTTCATCGATGTCATCGAAACCATCGATATGTTGTTTTGGTCATCGGATCAGTGATAATTGCTGGTGTGTTGATCTCCATGGTTGCTATATA cCTTTGGAGAAGAAAGCGCCTGGCAGCTttacttaaaaaagaaatgtacaaaGCTCCACAGGAAAATGATGGTCCAGTTGTCGTTACTACCAATGATAATCTTCCGCCTAAGAAATATTAA
- the LOC134715145 gene encoding uncharacterized protein LOC134715145 isoform X1 — MRIFLLALLVISSITVNADSSVECDSAIKLDTKEKTNTHNTLTLGWYRMKHHELLNEDDIPESCSFIQFPIWAKGSFPANEGDNAILDGCVYHSEGKPCENKYSIKVHNCGEYNVYYLNATATQDEAYCFKKDDDDDDCEEQEEDYGKKFHRCHRNHRYVVLVIGSVIIAGVLISMVAIYLWRRKRLAALLKKEMYKAPQENDGPVVVTTNDNLPPKKY, encoded by the exons ATGAGGATATTTCTTTTGGCTTTACTAGTTATCAGCAGCATAACTGTAAATG CTGATAGCTCAGTAGAATGTGACTCAGCAATAAAACTTGACACGAAGGAGAAGACAAACACGCATAACACATTAACTTTAGGATGGTACAGAATGAAACACCACGAGTTACTCAATGAAGATGATATTCCCGAATCCTGTTCATTTATACAGTTTCCAATATGGGCAAAAG GATCCTTTCCAGCTAACGAAGGTGATAACGCAATCCTAGACGGATGTGTTTATCATAGTGAAGGAAAACCTTGTGAAAACAAGTACAGCATCAAAGTTCACAACTGTGGAGAATACAATGTCTACTATCTCAATGCAACTGCTACACAGGACGAAGCTTATTGTTTCA aaaaggacgatgatgatgatgattgtGAAGAACAAGAAGAAGATTACGGAAAGAAGTTTCATCGATGTCATCGAAACCATCGATATGTTGTTTTGGTCATCGGATCAGTGATAATTGCTGGTGTGTTGATCTCCATGGTTGCTATATA cCTTTGGAGAAGAAAGCGCCTGGCAGCTttacttaaaaaagaaatgtacaaaGCTCCACAGGAAAATGATGGTCCAGTTGTCGTTACTACCAATGATAATCTTCCGCCTAAGAAATATTAA